The following nucleotide sequence is from Anaerolineae bacterium.
GGCATATTTTTTCCTGCTATTTTCTCTGGAAATTTTTGGAATTGCCCTAATTATACCAAATTGGTTAAGTCAAAACAACTTTATTGTTAGCCGAAAAGTCCTGTTGTTAAATTAGAAGTTATCAGTTTACCGGTATTTACCTTAGATTTCTCGTTTCTAATTCCGGTTGATCCGGGTTAGGCCCCAACCAGTGACTTTTTTGGGTTTTTGTATAAGAAGTTCCGGCAACATTATTTTTTTTGATTCCGGCTCTTCCGGGTTAGGAGAATAAAGTGCATTCTTTTGTTGCTTTGGCGTATCAAGCCATAGAGACATTTTTGAAAACAGGTCAAACCATATCCCCCCCCGATCCATTGCCTGAAGAAATGGCTGTCCCTGGGGCGGTATTTGTATCGCTGCACACGGCGGACGGCATGCTGCGGGGGTGTCGCGGCACCATCACTCCCACCGAGCCAAATCTGGCCGAGGCCATCATCCATACGGCCATTGCTTCAGCTACGGATGACCCCCGTTTTCCCCCGATGACGGCGGCTGAAATAGAAGGTCTGGATGTGAAAGTGGATGTTCTCAGCGAATTGGAGCCTGTTTCAGACACGAGCGAGTTGGATGAGAAAGTTTACGGGGTGCTGGTCCAGTCAGGCTATCGCCGGGCCTTGCTCTTGCCTGATATTGCTGCGGTTGACAGCGTGCCGCGCCAACTGGAGTTGGTCCGGCGCAAAGCCGGGATTGGGCCTGATGAACCGGTTGAACTTTATCGCTTTACCGTAAGTCGTTATACCAGGGATGACTGATGTGGAGTGAATCGCGTCCCAGACGTCCCTATGAAAAAAAGACGGTCACCAAAGGCGGGGCCTTGATTTTTGGCATGGGCCTGGGAGCCTTACTGGCGACGGTGGCCATTATGGTGGGCCTTATTCTCCCCAACCTCAGTAGCCATCTGGATAACCTTTCTTATCGGGCCCGCACCTACTATCGCAAGCTGGTGCCCCATCCAGAGTACCTGCCCACGCCGGCCCCAACGGCAGCGGCAGCGGTTGTCCCGGCCCAGGACGGCCAAATAGAGATGAAGATACCGCCTATTATCCAACAGCCTGCCGCCGGCGACATTATTCCAGCGGCTATCAATGTAACCGGCGATGGCCTTGTGCTTGCAGAGTCGCCGGAGGAGACCGCGCCCTTAGAGAATGTCGCGCCATTGCCCTCGTCCGGTGACAGCGTGCAATTGCGCGGTGTTGCCCATCAATGGCAAACCTGGAACAACTGCGGCCCGGCCACCCTGACCATGTATATGAGTTATTATGGCCGGCCTGAAACCCAGGCAGAGGCGGCTCCGGCCCTCAAACCCAATCGAGACGACAAAAACGTGAGCGCCCATGAGTTGGCTGCTTATGCTCGCACCACCGGCTTGGAAGCGATTGTGCGCCAGGGGGGCACCCTTGAGCAGCTCAAAAGGTTTCTCAGTAATGACATTCCGGTGATGGCCGAAACGTGGCTCGTCCATGAGGGCGACGGTTTGGGCCATTATCGTCTGATTACGGGCTATGACGATGCGACCGGCCAGTTTAATACGTTTGACTCGCTCAATGGCCCTGATTATAAGGTTAGTTATGAACAGTTTGCGGCCGATTGGCGGGTTTTCAATAATTTGTATATTGTGGTCTATGCGCCGGCGCAGGCAGATACGGTCAAATCCATCATTGGCGCTGATTTAGACAATACCCGTATGTACGAGCGAATCCTGGCCCAGGCCCAGGCAGAGGTTGCGGCCAATCCCAACGACGCCATTGCCTATTTCAATCAGGGTGAAGCTTTAACGCGCCTGGGCCGGCCGCAAGAAGCGGTGGTTGCGTTTGACCGGGCCAGACAACTGGGCCTGCACTGGCGGCGGCTGTGGTATCAATTTGCGCCCTTTGAGGCTTATTATGCCGTCGGGCGTTATCAGGATGTGCTGGACCTGACCGCGGCCACGCTGGAGGGCACGGGAGGGTTGGAAGAAGCCTACTATTATCACGGCCTGGCTTTACACGCTACCGGCCAACCCGGCGCCGAAGCGGATTTTCAGGCGGCGCTGGAATATAATCCCCTCTTTACTCCGGCTGCCGAGGCGTTGAATTTATTGTTGACGAACAGGTGATCGTGAGAAATGAGAAAATAGAAATTAGAAGGTTGGATGATCTATCCGTTTTTTCTCACTTTTGATTTCTAAATTATTGCCACTGGCAAACAATACAATACTTAAGGAACCAACAATTGATTCTTGTTACTGGCGCTACCGGCTTTTTGGGAAAGAATCTCTGCGAATATTTAGCGGGCCAGGGCTATAGGGTAAAAGCTCTGGCTCGTTCAACGAGTGACACTTCCTTTTTAGGCAAATTGAATAAAGTGGAGATTGTGCAGGGCGATGTGGTGGAGCCTGACTCCTTGCGCATCGCTATGCGGGATTGCGAGTACGTTATCCATGCAGCGGCCCATTTCCGTTTGTGGGGGCCGCCGGAGCCTTTTATCAAAACCAACGTTGACGGCACGCACCATGTTTTGGAAGCAGCTCTGGCCGCCGGAATTAAAAAGTTTGTCCACATCAGCACCATTATTGTGGTTGGCCCGCAAAAGCCAGGAGTGGTTATCACCGAGGAAACGCCTTGCCGTCCCTATCGAACGGATAACTATGCTCAAACCAAATTTTTGGGTGAGCGATTGGCCCAGGGCTACGTGAGCAAAGGTTTGCCGGTGGTTATTTTGCGCCTGGGCGCGTTGTATGGCCCGCATGGGCATTACGCTTTCAACCGTCTTTTCTTTGAGGAATTTTTGCGCCACTGGCGGGTGCAGGTTCACCAGGGGCGGCACATTATCTTTCCTTGCTACGTTGGCGATGCGGCCAAAGCCATTGCAGCGGCGCTGAAGTTAGGTAAAGTGGGCCAGATTTATAATGTCTCCAATAAAAGCATTTCGCACAAAGAAGCAAACCAAACTGTGAGTCGCCTGGCCAACCGCAGCAGTTGGCGGATTAACTTCCCCGGCTGGATGATGATTCAATTTGCCGAAATCTTGGAAGATATTGCCTTTTTTACCCAGCGCGAGCCGTTTTACCCCAAAAACTTGGAACCTTATGTTTTTTCCGATTGGCTGGTGGATTCCAGTAAGGCTGAACGCGAATTGGGCTTTGTTTCCGGTACCTTTGCCGAGGGCGCGCAACGGACTTTGGAGTGGTATCGTTCGTTGGGGTATGTATAGCAGGGTAGCAGGTAGCAAGGTGGCAACTACTCATAAAACCCTGTTACCTTGTTACATTGCTACTTTGTTACTTGGCCATCTTGTCTCGCCAACCACCACAGCAGGATTAACGTCAGGCTGCCCATCACGCCCAGGGCAATCAGCTTGAACAGGCGGACTTCGATGAGTAGTGCCAGCAAGCCAAACGTGGCGCAAAAGAGATAGTAGAGAGACACGATTTGTCGTTGGCTTAAGCCCAGATCAAGCAGGCGGTAATGCAGATGGTCGCGCCCGGCTGCGGCAGGGTTCCCCCGTTGTTGCCAGCGTCTGATCATTACCCAGGCCACGTCAATAATGGGAATGCCCAGCACCAATAGCGCCGTGGCCACTTTGGCCGGAGCCAAAATGGATAGGGAAGCCAGGGCAAAACCCAGAAACATGCTGCCGCTGCCCATAAAAACCCGGGCCGGATAAAAGTTGAAAGGCAAAAAACCAAGACAGGCGGCGGCTAGGGCCAGGGGAAAAAGGGCGACCATGGTTTGCCCCAGGCTGTAGGCGTGAACGGCAAAAAGCAGGCTGGCAATGGCTGTTACGCCGGCGGCCAGTCCGTCCAGACCATCCAGCCAGTTGACCGTGTTAATCATGCCCATAATCCAGAAGATAGTTAGGGGATAAGTTAGCCACGGCGGAAAAATCTTAAAACCAAAAATCGGCAGCGTGGCCCGTTCAATAATAATATCAAACCCAATCGCGATCAGGGCGACCCCCAATTGGGCGGCAAATTGAGGCCAGACCGACAATTCTCGCCAATCGTCCCACCAGCCAAACATGAAAATCACACTGCTGCCAAGCAACACCCCGGCCAGTAATTTCCGGTCTTCAGGGCCAATGGGCGGCCAAACTTCAAACGCGCTCAACCCAAAAACCAGCAAGCCCGCCCCCATAAATCCGGCGAACAGGGCCATCCCCCCCAGGCGAGAAATCTCGCCCCGGTGGGTGCGCCGCCCGCCGGGGCGGTCTGTTAAACCCAAAGTTTGCCCCACTTTGCCGCCGATAGGGGTAATCATTAAGGCTAAAACAAACGCTGCAAGAAAAACGGTGATATACATCATTGGCTAGTGTATAATAATGAGGAGAGTAAAAGGAGCAAATTTATGAAGACGGTTCTGCTGTTACGACACGCCAAATCAGATTGGGGCGATCCCGGCCTGGCGGATTTTGATCGCCCCCTGGCCAAGCGCGGCCTAAAAGACGCGCCCCGAATGGGGGAAGTGCTGGCGCTCTTTGACGCGGTTCCAGACGTAATCCTATCCTCTCCCGCTTTACGAGCTAAACAAACCACCGAGTTGGTGGCCGAAACGTGCCACTACCCCAAGGAGAGGATTCAGTGGGAGGAGTCTTTTTATGGCAGCGGCAACGCGGCAATGATTGCGGCTTTACAGAATTTGCCTGATAAGGTGGTTCGGGTTCTGCTTGTTGGTCACAACCCTGCCACCGAAGAAACCGCTGCGGCCCTACTTTCGGCCAGAGTTGAGCAGGCGTGGAGCGATGATGGGGCTATCCGTATTCCTACGGCCGGTTTGCTTTGTTTTGGGGTAAATATTGCCAGCTGGAGTGAGTTGCAAGCCGGTGATGCTACCCTGTATTGGTTTTTGATTCCCAAACTGGTCAAAGCAATGCGGTAAGAGGACCTACAGAAAAAACGTCAAACGTCATATCATTTATGCGCTGATAAAAATTGATTGGGTAATAAGGAATGGTGAATGATGAAGCATTTATTATGGCTTGGGCTGGTGAGTTTGACTGTGCTGGCTGCGCAGTGTAATGCTTCACCGCCCGCGGCGGAAACAGCCAGCCGCCAAACATCGCCAACGTTGGCAGACGAAGAGAAGGTATCACCCCAAGTTGCAGCGGCCGGGGAGCAGATTACGCCTGAAAAAAGTAATACCACGGCAGCGCCGGCGGCAGAGACGAATGAAGCCGAGATGAACCCGTCGAGCGATGCGGGTCAACAACCACCAACAGCCGAATCCGGCGATCACTCCGCCGCGTGTGACGATCCCTTTGCCGGCGCGTCTGTTCGTTTTTCGCCTGAATTGTGGGCCGCCGACGACCTGGCCGATTTGGTGCCGGCAGATATTATAGACCCAGATAGTGACCTGGCTACCAATTTTTGCCTGCATAATGTTGACTATGCCGACATTGTCTCCGGCGGCCCCCCACCCGACGGCATCCCTCCGCTTGACAACCCGCAATTTGACTCGATTGCCGAGGGTGACGAATGGCTGGCCGATGTCCAACCGGTCATCGCCCTGGCGGTGGGCGACGAGGCCAAGGCTTATCCATTGGCCATTCTGACCCGCCATGAGATTGCCAATGACGAGATTGCCAGTTTGCCCGTAGCCGTAACTTTCTGCCCGTTGTGTAATGCCGGCATTGTTTTTAAACGTGAGGTTGACGGCGAGGTGTTACGTTTTGGCGTTTCCGGCAACCTGCGCCATAGCAACCTGATTATGTGGGACAACAAAACTCTCTCCTGGTGGCAGCAATTCACAGGCCAGGCTATTGTGGGCGATATGACGGGCGTGCAATTGGAAATGCTGCCGGCCCAACTGGTCTCCTGGCAAGATTTTAAAGAGGCTTATCCCACCGGTCAAGTATTATCCGCCAGCGGGCGTGCTTATGGCCGTAATCCCTATGTTGGTTACGACTCTTCAGCGCAACCGTTTCTCTTCCAGGGCACGCCTGACCCTCGCCTACCGGCGACAGCGCGCGTGTTGGGCTACTTCTCCGGCGATATGGCCGTGGCCTATCCCATGTCCGTGATTGCTGAAGAAGGGGTCATCGAGGATACGTTAAACGGTCAACGGGCGGTGATTTTTTACAAACCCGGCCAGGTGTCGGCCCTGGATCAAGGCATTATCGAAGAGTCCAGGGAGGTTGGCTCTGCCGGGATGTTTAATCCGGAAGTTGACGGGCAGAAATTGACCTTTACCGCCGATAAGGGCGTTATCACCGACAATGAAACCGGCAGTGAATGGAACGTGTTTGGTCGGGCCATCAGCGGTGAATTGGCCGGATCGCAGCTTGAACCTGTTTTGGGTCATCCTTATTTTTGGTTTGCCTGGGCCGCCTTCAGACCGGATACAACGGTTTACGGCCAGTAGCCGGGGAAGACATAATAAAGCTGCTGGCCGAGCGCATATATGTCAGAATCTTGTGGCCGGGTGGGGGTCAGTGTTTTTTTGCCATGGTCGTAAGGGAATCGCCCGCCAGACCAGGCGCATATCTTGCTGGGTCAATCCGCCAACCAGGGCCAGGGTAATCAGGTAGATCACCCCGGCAATACCGATGGTCAGGAAGAAGTTAACATCGCCGATGAACCACAGCACACTGCCCATCACTGCGGCAGCAACCGTTGGCCGCCACACAATATCAAACCAAGGCACGGTGCAGAGATTTTTGCGCACCAGCAGGTAGAAGGGGATCAACAAAGCCCACTCAGAGAAAATAGTGGTGACGGCCGCAGCCCGGTAGCCGTACAGGGGAATAAATATGAGATTGGCCACCACGTTAAACAAAACGCCAATGACAAACGCGCCGGTCAGGTGGCGCTGTTGGTTGATGGCTATGAGCACATATTGTGTGACCTGATTGATGAAGCTGAAAGGCAAAAACCAGATCAATAGTTGCAGCACAATCATTGAGTCGGGCAAAAATTGTTCCCCGGCCAAAAAAAGAATGAGTTCGCGGGCAATAAAGGGCGTGCCGGCGGCAATGGGCAGGGCCAGGATAAGCAGAAAACGTAGGCTCAAAATGTAAGCCCGCACCAACGATTCGCGCGAGTTGGCGGCAAAGCGGCTCATCAAGGGAAAGAGGGCCAGGGTGAAATATTGGGGGATTACGTTGATGCCGTCAATGTATTTGTAGGCGGCGTTGTAATAGCGCACGGCTTGGTCGCCCCAGGTGGGTTGGAGAATGAACACGTCAATGCGGAAGAAGATGGTTGAGAGCAGATGATTGATCATCAGGGGCAGGCTTTCGGCCATCATCTCTTTTTGCAGGCCGCGGTCAGGGGCCAGGAAGGGGCGGAAAATTTTTACCACCAGAATGTACCCCAGGCTGGCAAACGCCACCAGGTTGGCCGCCAACGACGCCCCGGCCAGGCCGATAATGCCCCAGCCCAACAGCAGCACCAGCGCCCCCACACTCACCCGCGCCAACGCCGTCATTGAGGCGATGCCCGCCGGATATTCGGCTTTTTCGTGGGCGTAAAAAATGGCCGTCAGGCCGTCGGAGAGGTTGCTGAGCAGCGTGCCAATAGCCAGGATGGCAATAGTGATGATCACTTCGGGCGTGATGTCGCCAAAAAGCATGTACAGGCCCAGGATGGCGGCCATGGCCGGCAGCGCGGCCAGCCACAATACCAGCCGTAAGATGGACACGTTGGCCAGATAGCGATTACGGCGGTTGTGGTCGGCGGCCACTTCGCGGGTAACCAGCGTACCCAGGCCGTAGCGGGTCACTATCTCGGTGAGGCCGATGAAGGCCACGGCAAAGGCATAGCGCCCGGCTCCTTCCGGCTGCAAAATGCGTAGCATAAGCATAGCAAAGGCAAAGTCAATCAGCCGGTTGGAGAGGGCCAGCACCATTGGCACCAGGCTGTTTTTGGCCACCCGCTTGATGGGAGAGTCGGTTTCATGCTCCCGGTACAATTTTCCCCAGGCCCAATAACCCAGCAGAAAAACCAACGTAACAAAGGCCAGGAACGAGCCATACAGACCCAATTGGAAACTGCGCGGGCTGTAGCGGAAGCGGACCTGCCACTGGCCGGGCTGGAGATAAATCGTGCGGAAATTGCCGTTGGCCCGGTGCAGGGTCAGTTCAATCTCTTCTGTTTCCACCGGGGTTTTGGCATAGGCTCGCCAGCCGGGGAAATAGGTATCGGCCAAAACCAGCCAGCCCGGTTGGTCCAGGCGGGCGGTCAATGTGACCTGGTTGGGGGTGTATTCAATAATCTCCACCCCGGGTCTGGCCCGGGAGAGCGGCCCGGCGTCGGCGGGGGTCAGATCGCGGCCCAGGCCGTTGTTTTCGCCATCAAGGATGAGTTGTTGGTGGGGATTGAGGCTGCGCAGGGCGTATTCCTCCTGGTCCATTTCAGCCAGATTAGGCGGTTTGGGGAAATCGGCGGAAGTGACGGCGTTTTGGGCCAAAAAGGCGCGGGGCAGGGCGTCAAGATTTTCATAAACTTTAATTTCGTGATCGTAAACCAGTTGATAGATGGGGTGGTTGATGTTGACGGTGGTCAGCAAGTAACGCACGCCCAGTAAGTCCAGCAGGGCGGAATCCAGAGCGGTATAGTCAACGGTATAGAGCGGCCCCACCCGATTGAAGAGGAGGTCGCCGTTTTTTTGGATGAGCTGCATAAAGCGGGCGTATTGGGCCGGGATGATGCTGTCGTAGCCGCGCACGTCAAACAGGTTGCTGTACATCCCCGCATTGGCCGGAAAGACCTTGTTGCCGCGCCCAGCGGGGGTGTCGAAACTGGTGAGCCGGAAAAGAGGGTCTTCCGCCTGCCGCGCTTCCAGCCATTTAACTACCTCCGGCTTAAAGTTGAGCAGGGCGGGGTCAACCGAGGGATTGAAGCCGGCTCCGGCCAGCAGTAAATCAAGGCTGATGAGGATGATGGCGAGAGGCTTCCAGGCATTGATCCTGCCCCGCCCTCCTTTTTTCAGAGAGGGAAGAAAGATGGGGCAGCAGACGATGCGCAGGACGGCTCCGCCGGCCATAGTCATCAGAAAGAACTTAAAGAAGTTGGGCCACTGGTAGCCAAAAAATTGGCGGCCGTTGGCAAAAGCGTTTTGGGCCAGGCCAGAGTGGTCAAAAACAAAAGTGGTAATCTGGATGAAAGGCGCAGGAATGAAAAGGGCGACGAGCATGGTCACGACCCCGATCAACCCACCCCAGAAAAGTAACCAGCCAAGACGGTGAGAGAGGGTTCCCGGGAAGGACAATGGGGCAAGGATGTAGGGTGGTGGGGGTAGTTGATCCTCCCTCCTTTGGAAGTTAGAGGGAGGCTTTGCGTCAAACCGGGAATTACGGGGAGGAGTCCGCCTGGCGCTGACCAGCCGGTTTAAATAGGTTGCGCCCAATCCCGCCAGCACGGCCAGGCTGAAGGTGTAGGGAAAAATCCAGCGAAAGGGCGAGTGGAGTTGGTTCCAGCCGGGCAGGCCGTAAAAGAGGAGGGCGTACAGCGGCGTGCCAAAGGCGAACAGGAGCGAGAGCGCGGCCAACAGAGCAAAAATGAATACATAGCGTTTAAATGTTTGTGCGTTTGTGCGTTTGAATGTTTCATGAATAGCTTGAGCAATGGCTAAGATAGCCAGAGCTAACGGCAAAATACCCACATAAGCCCCCGCCTCAACCGAGGTTTTAGTATCCCAACTGGTACAGTGGGGGCAGAGAGGATTGATTTCTCCATTGGCGTTGAGGCCAAGGGCTTGCCAGCCCCAGCTAATTGCGTCAAAATAACCGTGATGGGCGGGGCTGCCGAAGAAGTTGGGGATAATGAAACTGGCAATGCGCCGATAGGGCAAAGCCCAACCGCGCACGTCGGCCAGAGTAACGGAGTTATCGCGGAAATTTTGGGTGACAATCTCGTACATAGGCCCCAGTTGCACCGCGCCCAGCCCCAGGCCTAATCCTCCTATTACCAGTAACCAGCCGGCCAGGCGTAAGGCAAACCGTGGCGTATTCTGCTGCTGTCCCAAAATGAGCAGGCGGCAAAAAGCATAAAAGCCACTGACCAGGAGCGTGTAGTAAGTGATCTCAACGTGTCCGGCCAGCGTCTGCAGCCCCACGGCCAGCGCCCCGGCCACCACGTAAGGGATTGGAGAGTAACCCACCCGCCCCTTGTTCTCTTGCTTGCGGATAATCACCTCAATAAAGGACAAAATGAGGGGCAGCCAGACCGCGCTGGCGATAATCATGGTAAAAACCACGCTCACCACAAAAAAGCCGCTGAGGGAATAGGTGAGGCCCGCCAACAAAGCCCCCAATCGCCCGGCCTGCAGCGCGCGGACAAAGATGTACATAAACAGACCCGCCAGCCATAATTGGCTAACGGTAAACCAGCCGTAGGCTTTGCTTAAGGGCAAAGTGTAAAACAGCAGGCTAAAGGGATAAAGGGCCGAGTGCTGTCCATTGGCCAGAAACGGCTGGCCCGACAGAATGTAGGGATTCCACAGGGGAATTTGACGGGCCGCTATAGTCTCCCGGATAAACTTTTTCCAAACGTAGTTCTCCAAAATCAGGTCCGAGAGAAGCTGGTTTTGCGGCCGACCCACATTGAGGGCTTCTTTAGAGGAGGCCCAGGGTTCATAAGCAAAAAGATTATCAACCGGGAGGAGCGTATTTGGCCCAATGGTGACGGACCAAAAAAGCGTTAAGGGCAGGATGAGTAGAATCAGCGCGGCCAGGAAGTCGTGCCGGTTAATGGCTTTGGACAAGCGGAACACTCCTATATCTGGGCTGAGGGGGACAGAGGCATAGGCTCTACGTTGCGGTGTCGCCAGCGAATTTCAAACACCCGCAGGGCTGCCTCTATTTTTACCGGCCACGACATTTTGCTCTGGCCAATGCGGCGATCTTCAAAATAGATCGGGATTTCCAGAATACGGAAGTTGAGCTTTTCCGACACAAACGCCATTTCTATTTGAAACACATAACCATTTGAAGTAATTCGGTCCAGCCCAATCTGCCGTAAGGCGCTGGCTTGCCAGCATTTAAACCCCGCCGTCGCATCTTTGGTCTGTACGCCCAAAATCCCCCGGGTCCACACCGAGTTGGCAAACCAGCTCAACAGCCAGCGTCCCCACCCCCAGCGCTCGTCTAACTCGCCGCCGCTTACATAACGAGACCCTACCACCACCTCATGGCCGGCCATTTTTTCCAGCATTTGGGGAATGTAGGTGGGCGAATGGGAAAAGTCCGCGTCCATCTGAATAATATAGTCGGCGTTATGTTCCAGCGCCCACTTGAAACCGGTCACATAAGCCGTGCCCAAACCCAATTTACCCCGGCGATGAAGCACGTGCAGGCGTCCCGGATAGCAGTTCTGGGCCAACTCGTCGGTTATCTGGCCGGTGCCATCCGGCGAATCGTCGTCAACAATTAGAATCTGTAAATCTTCGTCAACTTCCAGGGTAAAAAGTTCGGCCGTGATGGCGGCTATGTTTTCAGCCTCATTATAAGTTGGAATTACAATAATTGTGGTCATATTAAATTCTCTTTAGCTCATTGAATTGATTTGAGAAGTAAGCAGTGAGAGGGCAATAATATCTTTTTATTTTTATTTTGACAATTTTGGAGATGGTAACAGGCAGCACCGTCCAGGTCAGGCCGCGTCTGTTTCTAACTGTGACATTCCGTAATTGGGAATGAATCTATAACCCACGCCGCGCTCGGTGATAATGTATTTGGGATTGCCGGGTTGCTTTTCCACCTTTTTACGCAAACGCCAAACATACCATTTTACGTTTTCAATATTTTTATCCGTATCATAGGCCCAAACATTTTCAAAAATGTGTTCCGTGCGCACAATTTGACCGGGCCGGTAAGCCATAAATAATAACAACTCAAACTCGGTGGGGGTTAGATCGGCTGGCTGGCCTCTGACCATTACTTGGCGTGTGGCCGGGTCAATAACCAATTCACCATTGCCAAAACGTAAGGGAGCGCTTGAGGAAGGGGGGGGCATACTGGCACGGCGCAATACCGCCGAAACCCGGGCCAACAACTCATCTTTAAGAAATGGTTTTACCAAATAATCATCGGCCCCGGCCTCTAAACCACGGACAATATCTTCTTGAGAGCCTAAAGCCGTGAGCATAATCACCGGCACCGTTGAGACTTTGCGAATGCGGCGACAGACTTCCCAGCCGTTCAGACCGGGGATCATCACGTCTAAGATAACCAGATGTGGTCTTGTTTCTTCCAACAGCCGCAGGCCATCTTCTCCATTGGCCGCCATAAACACTTCGTAGGCGCGGGCGTTCAGGTTTTTTTCAATTAGACCCAATAAAACCGGATCATCATCTATCACCAGAATTTTTTCACCCATTTTTTATCCCTATCAGGTTAACCCGGAAATCGGTTAATATCCAGAATCATTTTCTATTGTATTGATATACTTGCTTTGTGTCAATGTGATGTTGAGTTATGAGGGGCAAACATTACATAATCATTATAGACGAAATTAAAATACCATGCTATCATAATTTTATGCCTCAAACGCGAAAGTCAAAACAAAACCAGGCCGGGCAACAGACCGCCGCCCGGCGCAGTAGATATACTATGTTTGCCATAACCATGCTTGTTTTGGCAGTGGTAACCATACTTTTGGGCTTTAAATTGTTTGGCCCTGAAGAACAGCCGGTGATCCAGATAGCGCCGCCATCCTCGCCATTCATTCTCACCGTCACTCCTACAACCAGCCAACCAACAAGAGATACTCAAAAGCCTTTGGTTGGCATTGTGGCGGGCCACAAGGGTTATGACCCCGGCGCAGTTTGTGACGATGGTTTGACCGAAGCGGAAATTAACTATATGATTGCGCTTGAAGTGGTAGACCTGTTACAACGACGCGGTATTGAGGCCGACTTATTGGATGAGTATGACGACCGTTTGACCGAGTACCAGGCCGATGCCCTGGTCAGCATTCACGCGGATAGCTGCAATATTCCCGGCGCTACCGGCTTCAAAGTGGCCAGAGTAACCAACAGCGCTATTCCCGAAGCCGAAGATGCGCTGGTGGCCTGTCTCAATCAAGAATATGCAATTTACACCGGCCTGTCCCAGCACCCGGCCAGCATCACGGATAACATGACCAACTATCACGCCTTCAATGAAATTCACCCGCTCACTCCCGGCGCTATCATTGAAGCCGGTTTTTTGTTGGACGACCGCTATCTGCTGGAACAGCGGTCCAAAGTGGTGGCCAGGGGAATTGCGGCCGGAATAGTATGTTTTTTGGGAGAATAACCGTTTAAGGAGAAATTTTATGGAGAAAAAACGATATGTTCAGGTGGGGGTCGGACATCGTTCGCTGCTATTTTCACGGGCCATTGTGGAAGAGTATCCTGATACCAGCGAATTAGTCGCCCTCTGCGACACTAACGAGGGACGTTTGCAATTGCGATCAGCACTGCTCCGGGAAGATGGGGTTGAGGTAAAAACCTACCGGGCCGATGAATTTGACCGGATGATGGCCGAAACCAGGCCGGATGTGGTCATTGTCACCAGCCAGGATAGTACCCACGATGAATACATCTGCCGAGCGATGGAACTGGGCTGTGAGGTGATGACCGAAAAGCCCATGACCACCGATGAACAAAAGTGCCAGCGGATCATTGATACTTGCCGGAAAACCAATCGCCAATGCACCGTCACCTTCAATTATCGCTACGCGCCGCCGCGAACCCAGCTTAAAGAACTGCTGATGTCGGGCGTTATTGGCAACGTGGTATCGGTTGATTTCCACTGGTTGCTGGATACCCGGCATGGCGCCGATTATTTTCGCCGCTGGCACCGCCACAAGCGTAACTCCGGCGGCCTGATGGTGCATAAAGCCACCCACCACTTTGATCTGGTAAACTGGTGGCTTTCAACCGTGCCGGAAACCGTCTACGCCACAGGCGCGCAAAATTTTTATCGGCCTGAAACGGCTGAACGATATGGCCTGGCCAATC
It contains:
- a CDS encoding histidine phosphatase family protein → MKTVLLLRHAKSDWGDPGLADFDRPLAKRGLKDAPRMGEVLALFDAVPDVILSSPALRAKQTTELVAETCHYPKERIQWEESFYGSGNAAMIAALQNLPDKVVRVLLVGHNPATEETAAALLSARVEQAWSDDGAIRIPTAGLLCFGVNIASWSELQAGDATLYWFLIPKLVKAMR
- a CDS encoding C39 family peptidase — protein: MWSESRPRRPYEKKTVTKGGALIFGMGLGALLATVAIMVGLILPNLSSHLDNLSYRARTYYRKLVPHPEYLPTPAPTAAAAVVPAQDGQIEMKIPPIIQQPAAGDIIPAAINVTGDGLVLAESPEETAPLENVAPLPSSGDSVQLRGVAHQWQTWNNCGPATLTMYMSYYGRPETQAEAAPALKPNRDDKNVSAHELAAYARTTGLEAIVRQGGTLEQLKRFLSNDIPVMAETWLVHEGDGLGHYRLITGYDDATGQFNTFDSLNGPDYKVSYEQFAADWRVFNNLYIVVYAPAQADTVKSIIGADLDNTRMYERILAQAQAEVAANPNDAIAYFNQGEALTRLGRPQEAVVAFDRARQLGLHWRRLWYQFAPFEAYYAVGRYQDVLDLTAATLEGTGGLEEAYYYHGLALHATGQPGAEADFQAALEYNPLFTPAAEALNLLLTNR
- a CDS encoding NAD-dependent epimerase/dehydratase family protein, coding for MILVTGATGFLGKNLCEYLAGQGYRVKALARSTSDTSFLGKLNKVEIVQGDVVEPDSLRIAMRDCEYVIHAAAHFRLWGPPEPFIKTNVDGTHHVLEAALAAGIKKFVHISTIIVVGPQKPGVVITEETPCRPYRTDNYAQTKFLGERLAQGYVSKGLPVVILRLGALYGPHGHYAFNRLFFEEFLRHWRVQVHQGRHIIFPCYVGDAAKAIAAALKLGKVGQIYNVSNKSISHKEANQTVSRLANRSSWRINFPGWMMIQFAEILEDIAFFTQREPFYPKNLEPYVFSDWLVDSSKAERELGFVSGTFAEGAQRTLEWYRSLGYV
- the amrA gene encoding AmmeMemoRadiSam system protein A — its product is MHSFVALAYQAIETFLKTGQTISPPDPLPEEMAVPGAVFVSLHTADGMLRGCRGTITPTEPNLAEAIIHTAIASATDDPRFPPMTAAEIEGLDVKVDVLSELEPVSDTSELDEKVYGVLVQSGYRRALLLPDIAAVDSVPRQLELVRRKAGIGPDEPVELYRFTVSRYTRDD
- a CDS encoding undecaprenyl/decaprenyl-phosphate alpha-N-acetylglucosaminyl 1-phosphate transferase, producing MMYITVFLAAFVLALMITPIGGKVGQTLGLTDRPGGRRTHRGEISRLGGMALFAGFMGAGLLVFGLSAFEVWPPIGPEDRKLLAGVLLGSSVIFMFGWWDDWRELSVWPQFAAQLGVALIAIGFDIIIERATLPIFGFKIFPPWLTYPLTIFWIMGMINTVNWLDGLDGLAAGVTAIASLLFAVHAYSLGQTMVALFPLALAAACLGFLPFNFYPARVFMGSGSMFLGFALASLSILAPAKVATALLVLGIPIIDVAWVMIRRWQQRGNPAAAGRDHLHYRLLDLGLSQRQIVSLYYLFCATFGLLALLIEVRLFKLIALGVMGSLTLILLWWLARQDGQVTK